A single window of Salvia splendens isolate huo1 chromosome 6, SspV2, whole genome shotgun sequence DNA harbors:
- the LOC121810059 gene encoding galactinol synthase 2-like → MDPEIVKSTAGNAAAPVVGASKNAYVTFLAGAGDYVKGVVGLAKGLRKVGSAFPLVVALLADVPAEHRRILVEQGCILREIKPAFPSSDADQNHTYVRNYFLLNYCKLRLWKFVEYERMIYMDADVQVFDNIDHLFELPSGYFYGVVDCVCEMSGDACPQKLRWPQELGPQPPFYLNGGMFVFEPDLTTYHDLIHTLSLTPPTPFAEQDLLNMFFREKMKVISPEYNLLVAMLWRHPEVVDAEKAKVVHYCMEGSKPWRFTGEEENMDRVDMKMLVSKWWDIYNDASLDFNVAGQGVKVVHFCVAGSKPWQYTGEGEHMERADVKMLVDHRWEIYNDSAKEQVDRFLVDGDELYT, encoded by the exons ATGGATCCAGAGATTGTCAAGTCAACAGCCGGAAACGCGGCGGCGCCGGTGGTGGGTGCTTCTAAGAATGCCTACGTGACGTTCTTGGCCGGCGCCGGCGACTATGTGAAAGGCGTCGTTGGGTTGGCCAAGGGTTTGAGGAAAGTCGGCTCTGCGTTCCCGCTTGTGGTGGCGCTCCTAGCCGACGTGCCAGCGGAGCACCGCCGTATCCTTGTGGAGCAGGGCTGTATACTCCGTGAAATTAAGCCGGCATTCCCTTCTTCCGATGCCGATCAGAACCACACATATGTTAGGAATTATTTCCTTCTCAACTACTGCAAGCTTCGCCTTTGGAAG TTTGTGGAGTATGAGAGAATGATATATATGGATGCGGATGTGCAAGTGTTTGATAACATAGATCACCTGTTTGAGCTTCCGAGTGGCTATTTCTATGGGGTGGTTGATTGCGTGTGCGAGATGTCGGGCGATGCCTGCCCACAGAAGCTCCGGTGGCCGCAGGAGCTCGGCCCTCAGCCCCCTTTCTACCTCAATGGTGGCATGTTTGTTTTCGAGCCGGATCTCACCACCTATCATGACCTCATTCACACCCTCAGCCTCACCCCTCCCACCCCTTTCGCCGAGCAG GATTTGTTGAACATGTTCTTTAGAGAGAAGATGAAGGTGATTTCTCCGGAGTACAACCTATTGGTGGCAATGTTGTGGAGGCACCCTGAGGTTGTGGACGCGGAGAAGGCAAAGGTGGTTCACTATTGCATGGAGGGGTCGAAGCCGTGGAGATTCACCGGCGAGGAAGAGAATATGGACAGAGTAGACATGAAGATGTTGGTAAGCAAGTGGTGGGATATATACAATGATGCCTCCTTGGATTTCAATGTCGCCGGCCAAGGTG TGAAGGTGGTTCACTTCTGCGTCGCTGGTTCAAAGCCATGGCAGTATACGGGGGAAGGGGAGCATATGGAGAGAGCAGATGTAAAAATGTTGGTTGACCACCGGTGGGAAATTTATAACGATTCTGCAAAGGAGCAAGTAGACAGGTTTCTGGTTGATGGGGATGAACTTTATACCTAA
- the LOC121810061 gene encoding uncharacterized protein LOC121810061 yields the protein MALNQRRRSEPPSLHQTQHAQGGAISLRTSLATHLAQAIHHCVEATRRQLNFFKTRKEKRQSLGEEEDHLPKPKLAVVDAKYALEKEVSLLLTGSISQRIHPWFKSMLRCSSGTSVVLRRPYTNCER from the exons ATGGCTTTGAACCAGCGACGCAGAAGTGAACCACCTTCACTACATCAAACTCAACATGCTCAGGGTGGCGCCATatcattgcggacaagtttggCCACCCATCTCGCACAAGCAATCCATCACTGCGTAGAAGCAACCAGACG GCagttaaattttttcaaaacaaggaaagaaaaaagGCAATCACTGGGTGAAGAGGAGGATCACCTTCCAAAGCCGAAGCTTGCAGTAGTTGACGCGAAATATGCCCTAGAAAAGGAGGTCTCCTTGTTGCTAACAGGATCGATCTCACAAAGGATACATCCCTGGTTCAAGAGCATGTTGCGATGCTCCTCTGGAACATCAGTTGTCCTGCGAAGACCTTACACAAACTGCGAGAGATGA
- the LOC121810060 gene encoding trafficking protein particle complex subunit 4-like — MAAIYSLYIINKSGGLIFYKDYGSAGRMDTNDSLRLASLWHSMHAISQQLSPVSGCFGIELLQADTFDLHCFQSLTGTKFFVVCEPGTQHMENLLKHIYELYTDYVLKNPFYEMEMPIRCELFEISLAQAVQKERVSLLGR, encoded by the exons ATGGCGGCGATTTACAGCCTCTATATCATCAATAAATCCGGCGGTCTCATTTTCTATAAG GATTATGGATCAGCCGGAAGAATGGATACTAACGACAGTTTGAGGTTAGCGAGTCTCTGGCACTCGATGCACGCCATCTCGCAGCAGCTCTCTCCCGTTTCCGGCTGCTTTGGAATCGAGCTTCTTCAGGCTGATACTTTCGATCTTCACTGTTTCCAGTCTCTTACTG GTACTAAATTCTTTGTGGTCTGTGAGCCTGGAACTCAGCATATGGAGAATCTCTTGAAACATATATATGAGTTATACACAGATTATGTCTTGAAGAACCCTTTCTATGAGATGGAGATGCCAATTCGATGCGAGTTGTTTGAAATAAGTTTGGCACAGGCTGTACAGAAGGAGCGAGTCTCCTTATTGGGCAGATGA
- the LOC121809091 gene encoding ADP-ribosylation factor 2-like: MASYSNGSTSTTTFVVYAYEKMGLSFTELFSRLFAKKEMRILMVGLDAAEFRQSIRPLWRHYFQNTQGLIFVVDSYDRDRVIEAKDELHRMLNEEELRDAVLLVFANKQDLPNAMNAAEITDKLGLHSLRQRHWYIQSTCATSGEGLYEGLDWLSNNIANKVG, encoded by the exons ATGGCAAGTTATAGCAATGGTTCCACAAGTACAACTACATTTGTGGTTTATGCTTATG AGAAAATGGGGTTGTCTTTCACCGAGCTTTTTAGTCGGCTATTTGCCAAGAAGGAGATGCGAATTCTTATGGTAGGTCTTGATGCTGCTG AATTCCGACAATCG ATTCGACCATTGTGGAGGCATTACTTCCAGAACACTCAGGGGTTGATTTTTGTGGTTGATAGTTATGATCGAGATCGTGTTATTGAGGCTAAGGATGAGCTTCATAGAATGTTAAATGAG GAAGAACTGAGGGATGCTGTGCTGCTAGTTTTTGCCAACAAACAGGATCTTCCAAATGCTATGAATGCTGCTGAGATAACTGACAAGCTTGGGCTTCACTCCCTTCGTCAACGCCATTG GTATATCCAGAGCACATGTGCCACCTCTGGAGAAGGGCTATACGAGGGGCTTGACTGGCTCTCGAACAACATTGCTAACAAGGTAGGTTGA
- the LOC121809092 gene encoding probable calcium-binding protein CML41, with product MAIATIITKPFSSGVSKLRHLRSKPSTSAPPLPSPKSGGREDEFRRVFRFLDTDNDGSISADELTAYFGSVGEAVSREEAERIIGECSGGGSLLLRFEEFVRVMEGGADEEVLRQAFEVYEEEKGSGCITAEGLRQVLARLGHVKSLRECEAMIGVYDLDGNGVLDFHEFSKMMT from the coding sequence ATGGCGATTGCAACCATTATTACAAAGCCCTTCAGCAGCGGGGTTTCGAAGCTCCGCCACCTCCGCTCCAAGCCAAGCACCTCCGCCCCTCCACTACCGTCGCCGAAATCCGGCGGCAGAGAAGATGAATTCCGGCGGGTTTTCCGGTTCTTAGACACCGACAACGACGGAAGCATATCGGCGGACGAGCTGACGGCCTACTTCGGCAGCGTGGGGGAGGCGGTGTCGCGGGAGGAGGCGGAGCGGATCATCGGGGAGTGCTCGGGAGGCGGGTCGTTGCTGCTCAGGTTCGAGGAGTTCGTGAGGGTGATGGAGGGAGGCGCGGACGAGGAGGTTCTCCGGCAGGCATTCGAGGTGTACGAGGAGGAGAAGGGGAGCGGCTGCATCACGGCGGAGGGGCTCAGGCAGGTGCTCGCCCGCCTTGGCCACGTCAAGTCGCTTCGTGAATGCGAGGCCATGATTGGTGTCTATGATCTTGATGGCAATGGGGTTCTTGATTTCCATGAGTTTTCGAAGATGATGACTTGA